In Flavobacterium cerinum, one genomic interval encodes:
- a CDS encoding glycosyltransferase family A protein, with protein sequence MRVGFNPQKNKEQHQDHYFHQVILPVYIPSFEGYFKESFAILQYCIDSLLRTIHFKTTITVVNNGSCDTVVVYLNELLQSGKIQELIHTTNIGKMNAVLKGLSGNRYALVTVADADVLFLPGWQKATYQILENFPKAGAVCPTPSSRSYKTFTSNILWDYFWSGKLKFTEVINPEGLKAFAHSVGNDDFYNEYQLQKYLTITENNCRAVVGAGHFLATYRKEIFGDILPKYTKYNLGGTSEQDILDVPVVKAGYYRLSTEDNYAFHLGNVKEPWMTDALDKVKNTPVTEVNQPDFKIIKATGVGYFIKIRLFSKIIFHKSILSLFFRFKGLPTQMVQTYLKN encoded by the coding sequence ATGCGAGTTGGTTTTAACCCACAAAAAAATAAGGAACAGCATCAGGATCATTACTTCCATCAGGTAATTCTTCCGGTTTATATTCCGTCCTTTGAAGGCTACTTCAAAGAAAGCTTTGCCATATTACAATATTGTATCGACTCGCTATTACGGACGATTCATTTTAAAACAACAATAACTGTCGTGAATAACGGAAGCTGTGATACGGTTGTCGTTTATCTCAACGAATTATTACAATCCGGAAAAATTCAGGAGCTGATTCATACCACTAATATCGGAAAAATGAATGCAGTTTTAAAAGGGCTTTCAGGAAATCGGTACGCATTAGTTACGGTGGCCGATGCCGATGTATTGTTTTTACCCGGATGGCAAAAGGCTACGTATCAGATATTGGAAAACTTTCCGAAAGCAGGAGCTGTTTGCCCTACGCCATCATCTCGTTCCTATAAAACCTTTACGAGTAATATTCTTTGGGACTATTTCTGGTCCGGAAAATTGAAATTCACAGAAGTAATCAATCCGGAAGGGTTAAAAGCTTTTGCTCATAGCGTAGGCAATGATGATTTCTATAATGAATATCAATTACAAAAATATCTGACAATTACAGAAAATAATTGTCGCGCAGTTGTGGGAGCCGGACATTTTTTGGCGACCTACCGAAAAGAAATATTCGGAGATATACTGCCAAAGTATACCAAATACAACTTAGGAGGAACCAGTGAACAGGATATACTGGATGTACCGGTTGTTAAAGCGGGGTATTATCGGTTGTCAACAGAAGATAATTACGCTTTTCATCTGGGAAATGTAAAAGAACCCTGGATGACAGATGCATTGGATAAAGTTAAAAATACACCGGTTACGGAAGTGAATCAACCCGATTTCAAAATCATAAAAGCTACCGGAGTAGGGTACTTTATAAAGATAAGATTGTTTTCAAAGATTATATTTCATAAAAGTATTTTATCTTTATTCTTTCGTTTTAAAGGATTGCCGACTCAGATGGTACAGACTTATTTGAAAAATTAA
- a CDS encoding glycosyltransferase family 2 protein, giving the protein MITVIYPYRNRELERVRRSLDSLKNQTDTNFKTILVDYGSDETTTRALQELIKQYPFVDYQYLFTGDQPWSRSIALNYAIRRADTEYCFMADIDMIFAPDFIAFANLNSRPDQGLYFPVGFLSEEESLSEKLYDHYKIKFSSTSEAAGMSLFPTEKLHQVRGYDQFFHFWGSEDNDIHNRLKKVGCTIRFCDDKIRMVHQWHPNYRQTETRKLNRELQLSGVVELNQQHMWFNRNQELTVVNFENWGIVISETQYKILSTLPVQKVTNKKSEIEHLLTARFTKLNEGTAISVRIEEDPFHNSIKYRLKKILGKKVPQYYTLKEINDLILRQVVTMYGHLPYTYKISENCKSIEFKITK; this is encoded by the coding sequence ATGATTACCGTTATCTATCCCTATAGAAACCGCGAATTGGAACGTGTTAGGCGTTCGTTGGACTCCTTGAAAAACCAAACGGATACGAATTTTAAAACCATATTGGTCGACTATGGTTCGGATGAAACAACAACTCGTGCCTTACAGGAACTAATTAAACAGTATCCTTTTGTAGATTATCAGTACCTTTTTACCGGAGATCAACCCTGGAGCCGAAGCATTGCGTTGAATTATGCTATTCGGAGAGCAGATACGGAATATTGTTTTATGGCCGATATCGATATGATTTTTGCTCCGGATTTTATTGCTTTTGCTAATTTAAACAGTCGTCCGGATCAGGGATTATACTTTCCTGTCGGTTTCCTGTCCGAGGAAGAAAGCCTTTCCGAAAAATTATATGATCATTATAAAATAAAGTTCTCCAGCACCAGTGAAGCTGCGGGAATGTCACTGTTTCCGACAGAAAAATTGCATCAGGTTCGGGGATATGATCAGTTTTTTCATTTCTGGGGATCGGAAGATAACGACATTCATAATCGCTTGAAGAAAGTTGGATGTACAATCCGGTTTTGCGACGATAAGATTAGAATGGTACACCAATGGCATCCGAATTACAGACAAACAGAAACCCGTAAGCTAAACAGAGAATTACAACTGTCAGGTGTCGTGGAGTTGAATCAACAACATATGTGGTTTAACAGAAATCAGGAACTAACTGTTGTCAATTTCGAAAATTGGGGTATTGTAATTAGTGAAACCCAATATAAAATCCTTTCTACTTTGCCGGTGCAGAAAGTGACCAATAAAAAAAGTGAGATAGAACATTTGTTAACCGCTCGCTTCACCAAATTAAATGAAGGAACGGCAATTAGTGTACGAATAGAAGAAGATCCGTTTCATAATAGTATTAAATACAGACTGAAAAAAATACTGGGTAAAAAAGTACCGCAATATTATACTTTAAAAGAAATAAATGATCTGATATTAAGACAAGTGGTGACAATGTATGGACATTTGCCATATACTTATAAAATAAGCGAAAACTGTAAAAGCATCGAGTTTAAAATAACAAAATAG